TACTTTTTACAGTTGATTGTGGGTAAACAATCATTAATTACATTAACTTAAAACTTAAATTATGAGCACTAAAAGAAACGGTTTATTAGCATTGCTAGGACTTGGAGCAGTAGCATTTTGGAAATATAAAAACTCTACTCCAGAAGAAAAGCAGGCAGTAAAAGATAAGTTTAACACTGCGAAAGACAATTTCAATAAATTGGGAAGTGATTTAAAATCAAAAGCCAGTGAAGTTGCTTCTCAGGTACAGAACAAAGCTGACCAGGCAAAAACGACAGTTAACGAGTCTGTAAATCAGAACTAAAACTATTCCTTTTTCAGACCAAAAATCCGCAATGTAAAATTACATTGCGGGTTTTTATTTCAAGGATTTAATTTTTTATTTATTTCAGAAGTGCGTTGAATGTGTCGCCCTGGCGAATATCTCCGGTATTATATCCTTTCATAAACCATTCTTTACGTTGGGCTGAACTTCCGTGGGTGAAACCTTCCTGATTCACGTATCCTTGCGATTTCTTCTGAATATTATCGTCGCCTACTGCTTCAGCCGCTGAAATTGCAGCCTCAAGGTCGCCAGGTTCAAGAAACTTTTCACGGTTATCGGTTTGTCTCGACCAAACTCCGGCATAAAAATCAGCCTGAAGTTCTGTAGCAACAGAAACCCTGTTCATATCCGCTTCGGAATACCTACCGCTTCTGCGTAACTGGTCAGTTTTCTGTAAGGTTCCTAACAGATTTTGAATATGATGTCCCATTTCATGAGCCATTACGTATGCTATGGAAAATTCCGTAACCTGTGCGCCAAAACGCTGCTGCAATTCTTTGAAAAAACTCATATCCATATAAACGGTTTGATCGGCAGGGCAGTAAAAAGGCCCCATCGCTGCCTGTGCTGTTCCACATCCTGACTGGGTTACCGCTTCAAACATCACCACTTTTGCCGGTTGGTACTGCATTCCGTTTTCTTGAAAGACTTTGGCCCACGTCTGTTCATTCTCTGCCGTAATCATCTCTACGAATTCCCGCACTTTTAGCTCTTCCTGAGTCAGATCACGCTGTTCGGTCTGCTGGCTCGAATTTCCCATCCCTGAGGAAAGTATTGCTGAAGGGTCGCCACCTAAAAAGAATATAATAGCAGCGATAATTAAGGTTCCCAAGCCGCCGCCTACAAGCATTCCGCCGCCTCCACCTGCGCCCCTTCTGTCATCCACATTTCCGCTTCTGTCGTTTGTCCATTTCATGGTCTGTAATTTATAAGTTATTTCTTATTTTAAAAATACATTAATTTTATTTATTCAGCTTGTTTTCCTGAAGCCAGTAACTGGTCGACTGAAATGCAGCAACGCAGTCATCAATCAAGTTCTGTACCGATTTCTTAGCTGGTATTTCATCAAAATAAAGTCTAAAATCTTCCGGCAAACCCGATTTTTGTGATACCAAAGAATACTGTCTCACTTTTTTTGTTGGTGAAATCACCGTTAAATAATTATCTTTAACTAATCCCAGATCCTGATAGGTAGCTACATAGGCTTTTGGCTGAAAATCGTCCGTAAAAACATCCTGACCTAAAAATGTAGAGCGATAACTGAAATTTAAAATTCCCAACAATGTAGGCATCACATCGATCTGCGACATCAGCCTGTTAAATTGCTGTGGTTCGATGAAGCCTTCGGAAAATATCATTCCTGGGATTCTGTATTTATCCATTGGAAGTTCTGTTTTTCCTGCACTCGACGCGCAATGATCTGCTACAATTACAAAAACAGTATTTTTATACCAATCCTGTTTCTTAGCCATTTTAAAAAACTTCCGGATCGAATAATCGGTATATTTTACGCCGCCTTCTCGTGATTTGGCGTTTCCGGGAATATCAATCCGACCGTCGGGATAAGTAAAAGGTCTGTGGTTAGAAACCGTCATCCAATGGTTAAAAAACGGTTTTCCGCTTTTCGCTTCAAGATTCATTACCTCTATTGCTTTTCTCGCCATATCTTCATCTGAAACGCCCCAGATATTCCCAAAAGTGATTTCTTCGGGTTTAAAACTGCTTCTATCAACAATATCATATCCATTTCCTTTATAGAAATCTTCCATATTATCGAAATAGCTGTCACCACCGTATAAAAATTTCACATCGTAGCCTTTCGATTTGAAAACACTTCCGGTGGTAAATTTATTCTTGTTATTTTTTCTTTTAATAATACTCTCTCCAGCTGTTGGAGGAATGCACAAGGTTAAAGCTTCAAGTCCGCGAACTGTTCTGTTTCCGGTGGCATAAAGGTTTGTGAACATTAAAGATCTGGTTGCCAGACTGTCGAAAAATGGAGTAATATTCTGGGTATTTCCGTAATGAGCTAGAAAATCGGCGGACAGACTTTCAATAGAAATCAGTACCACGTTTTTCTTTAATTCAGGTTTTGGTGATGTAATTATACGGGATAACGACGCAGATTTAAATTCTCTCAGAAAGCGCTGTTCAGCGACAGATTCGTTCAGCGTTGGGTAAAACGGGAAATAATTGAGTTCTTTTTGGGTGAACGCATTGAAGAATTTAGGAAAGCCGTTTGCCTGAATCTCCTGCGCGAAAGTATTGCCTGTTTTTACTTCGTTCAGTTTAGGAATAAGCACAAGACTCATACCGCACAACAGGACAAATGAACCGAGTAAGATAAGTTTCTGCTTGAAATTGGGAAGCTCAATAAGTTCATCTTTCGTCCTCCGGAATATGAACCATGTAACTGCCGCTGCAAGAATAAATATGACTGAAAATAATGGAAGTACAGGATAACTTTCCATAATGTTTCCGATCACTTCATTGGTATAAATTAAATAATCTACTGCAATAAAATTGTATCGGACCCCGAATTCATTCCAGAAAAAATATTCGCTTACAGCATTGAAAATGATGAGTACAACATATAAAAACAAGGTGATAAAGTAAAGAATATTACGGATTTTAAGCCGCTGAACTGGGAGAAAAAGCATCAAGCCAAACAGCAGTGTTTTCAAACCTATAAATGCGGTGGCAACTTCGGGGAATGCTCCGCCGTACTGTCGGAAAATATTTCCGGGTACAAAAGCGGTATAAATGAACGCGGTCATTAACAAGCCGAAAATGATGTACCCGTAAGGTTTTCTGTACTTAGAATTAGATAAGAAAAGAAAGTACAAAGCCAATAAACTGCTGGCTAAAGTAAAAACTAAAATGTCGCTTAACAAACCGACAGCTACTATCTTCAGACTTTCAAACAGTGCAAAATCTGCATTTGTAATTGGATGAAAGATGAAAATAATTCTTAAAATAAGAGAAACCAGGAGATAAAAAATCCCGAGATAAAAAAACGGTTTTAGTTTTGTCTGCATCATTTCGCTTTAAATTGTAACCTCTTTTTTCGCTTTTGAATAAAGCAGAGTTACTGTAAAGCTACAAATTTCCAAAACCAATATTCCCTTTTTTCTCGGAAAGATTGCGCTTGAATTCAATCATTTGCAGAGCAGTAACAGCAGCTTCTACGCCCTTATTACCAAGACTTCCGCCGCTTCTTGCGACAGACTGTTCTTTAGTATCATCAGTTAAAAGACAGAATATCGTGGGAACATCAGTTAAAATGTTGCAGTCTTTAATCCCTTGCGCAACTGCTGAACAAACGTAATCGAAATGAGGAGTCTCTCCACGGATCACGCAACCAATAGCAATCACAGCATCAAATTTTCTCTCTTTGCAAAGCTGCATAGAGGCGTAATTAAGTTCGAATGCACCGGGAACACTAAATACTTTGATGTTGTCCTCGTTTACACCTTCAGTTTTCAGAACTTCCAATGCTCCGTCGCGAAGGTTATGGGTCACAAAATCATTCCATTCAGAAACAACAATGCCAATTCTGTAAGAACCGGCATTAGTAAGCTGCAATGGTTTGTAATCTGAAAGATTTACAGTTGCCATTTTATATTTTTTATTTAGTAATATTTTACCATTTCAATGTAAGCATCAGACATTCCGTTGTCGTAATCCTGATATTTCTCGTCGATTGCGCTGAAGTATTTTTTCGCTTCTGCATTTTTCTTCAATGCTAGAGACACCATTCCCGCTTTCTTTGTGAAATAATAAGAAGTGTAAGGATCATCAGATGCTGTAGATGCTTTATCTAAAAGTGAAAGAGCGTCCTCATTTTTATTCAGGTTAAGTTGACAATCTGCCATTGCACCGAATTTCAGTGCAGTTAAGATCTTGTTATCTGATGAAAATTTATCAAGCAGATCATAAGCTTCCTGATATTTCCCTTCTTTGAATTTCAGCAATCCTGCATTATAAGCAGAAAGTTTACCCACTTTGGTTCCTGAAAAGTCATTGTAAGTTCCTAA
The window above is part of the Kaistella faecalis genome. Proteins encoded here:
- a CDS encoding LTA synthase family protein, with translation MMQTKLKPFFYLGIFYLLVSLILRIIFIFHPITNADFALFESLKIVAVGLLSDILVFTLASSLLALYFLFLSNSKYRKPYGYIIFGLLMTAFIYTAFVPGNIFRQYGGAFPEVATAFIGLKTLLFGLMLFLPVQRLKIRNILYFITLFLYVVLIIFNAVSEYFFWNEFGVRYNFIAVDYLIYTNEVIGNIMESYPVLPLFSVIFILAAAVTWFIFRRTKDELIELPNFKQKLILLGSFVLLCGMSLVLIPKLNEVKTGNTFAQEIQANGFPKFFNAFTQKELNYFPFYPTLNESVAEQRFLREFKSASLSRIITSPKPELKKNVVLISIESLSADFLAHYGNTQNITPFFDSLATRSLMFTNLYATGNRTVRGLEALTLCIPPTAGESIIKRKNNKNKFTTGSVFKSKGYDVKFLYGGDSYFDNMEDFYKGNGYDIVDRSSFKPEEITFGNIWGVSDEDMARKAIEVMNLEAKSGKPFFNHWMTVSNHRPFTYPDGRIDIPGNAKSREGGVKYTDYSIRKFFKMAKKQDWYKNTVFVIVADHCASSAGKTELPMDKYRIPGMIFSEGFIEPQQFNRLMSQIDVMPTLLGILNFSYRSTFLGQDVFTDDFQPKAYVATYQDLGLVKDNYLTVISPTKKVRQYSLVSQKSGLPEDFRLYFDEIPAKKSVQNLIDDCVAAFQSTSYWLQENKLNK
- the ypfJ gene encoding KPN_02809 family neutral zinc metallopeptidase, which codes for MKWTNDRSGNVDDRRGAGGGGGMLVGGGLGTLIIAAIIFFLGGDPSAILSSGMGNSSQQTEQRDLTQEELKVREFVEMITAENEQTWAKVFQENGMQYQPAKVVMFEAVTQSGCGTAQAAMGPFYCPADQTVYMDMSFFKELQQRFGAQVTEFSIAYVMAHEMGHHIQNLLGTLQKTDQLRRSGRYSEADMNRVSVATELQADFYAGVWSRQTDNREKFLEPGDLEAAISAAEAVGDDNIQKKSQGYVNQEGFTHGSSAQRKEWFMKGYNTGDIRQGDTFNALLK
- a CDS encoding tetratricopeptide repeat protein is translated as MAKHKTHTDKHEMEGKETVEVFKDLDRGALDTERFLEKNAKTLVTVFVALLALVLGYFAYQQFYVGPRNEEATLSYLAAQKNLADGKEELALGGKTAANPGYLGTYNDFSGTKVGKLSAYNAGLLKFKEGKYQEAYDLLDKFSSDNKILTALKFGAMADCQLNLNKNEDALSLLDKASTASDDPYTSYYFTKKAGMVSLALKKNAEAKKYFSAIDEKYQDYDNGMSDAYIEMVKYY
- a CDS encoding YtxH domain-containing protein — encoded protein: MSTKRNGLLALLGLGAVAFWKYKNSTPEEKQAVKDKFNTAKDNFNKLGSDLKSKASEVASQVQNKADQAKTTVNESVNQN
- the ribH gene encoding 6,7-dimethyl-8-ribityllumazine synthase, producing MATVNLSDYKPLQLTNAGSYRIGIVVSEWNDFVTHNLRDGALEVLKTEGVNEDNIKVFSVPGAFELNYASMQLCKERKFDAVIAIGCVIRGETPHFDYVCSAVAQGIKDCNILTDVPTIFCLLTDDTKEQSVARSGGSLGNKGVEAAVTALQMIEFKRNLSEKKGNIGFGNL